The following are encoded in a window of Candidatus Fusobacterium pullicola genomic DNA:
- a CDS encoding co-chaperone GroES, producing the protein MKIRPIGERVLVKPVKVEEKTASGIILPGAGEKERPNIAEVIAVGKGEKLEDIKVGERVVYSKFSGTEIKDGEEKYIVLNIEDVLAVIE; encoded by the coding sequence ATGAAAATAAGACCTATTGGAGAGAGAGTTTTAGTAAAACCAGTTAAAGTAGAGGAAAAAACAGCAAGTGGAATTATTCTTCCAGGAGCAGGAGAGAAAGAGAGACCTAATATAGCTGAAGTAATTGCAGTTGGAAAAGGTGAAAAATTAGAGGATATAAAGGTTGGAGAGAGAGTAGTTTACTCAAAATTTTCTGGAACTGAGATAAAAGATGGAGAGGAAAAATATATAGTTTTAAATATAGAAGATGTATTAGCTGTTATTGA